One genomic window of Candidatus Kuenenia stuttgartiensis includes the following:
- a CDS encoding ATP-binding protein, whose amino-acid sequence MKSSSLAESIFASFKGTDKTNIYDRNDVKDDLLTQFNGAVAFLKKHLNVRSEIRGFDRFDIYEIPLDALREAVVNAIVHRNYTINGTSIYVRIFDDRVEIENPGGLPDGITKRDFGKPSVRRNPIIADLFHRMGKVERMGSGIERMRELMREAGLKEPVFEMDAFFRVIFYRDSRYSLKAGKDITQKTTQKIIEAIAKKSDITQKELAELIGITDDGIKYHITRLRKKGILKRIGPDKGGHWEIVDG is encoded by the coding sequence TTGAAAAGTTCATCCCTCGCAGAAAGCATCTTTGCATCTTTTAAGGGAACGGATAAAACGAATATTTATGACAGAAATGATGTGAAAGACGACCTCTTAACCCAGTTTAATGGAGCCGTTGCATTTTTAAAGAAACATTTAAACGTTCGCAGTGAAATTCGGGGTTTTGACCGCTTTGACATTTATGAGATTCCTTTAGACGCCTTAAGGGAGGCAGTTGTTAATGCTATAGTCCACAGGAATTATACGATTAACGGAACAAGTATTTATGTAAGAATATTTGATGATCGCGTGGAAATAGAAAACCCCGGCGGATTGCCTGATGGAATTACAAAGCGGGATTTCGGCAAGCCATCTGTAAGAAGAAATCCGATTATTGCCGATCTGTTCCATCGCATGGGTAAAGTTGAGCGTATGGGTTCTGGTATCGAGCGTATGAGAGAGCTTATGCGCGAGGCCGGACTGAAAGAACCTGTGTTTGAAATGGATGCGTTCTTTCGGGTCATTTTTTACCGTGATTCAAGGTATTCTCTTAAAGCGGGGAAAGATATTACCCAGAAAACTACCCAGAAAATTATAGAAGCTATCGCTAAGAAATCAGATATCACTCAAAAAGAACTGGCTGAACTTATTGGAATAACTGATGATGGAATAAAATATCATATAACCAGACTTAGAAAAAAGGGGATTCTCAAACGCATCGGTCCCGATAAAGGCGGGCATTGGGAGATTGTTGATGGGTAA
- a CDS encoding helix-turn-helix domain-containing protein has protein sequence MTDADKINILIKEGEGLTVEFKERYTPKIDRDIVAFANSKGGLLLLGIDDRGKVVGEKLTNKMKAEINAIARNCDPSIHIKKIHQEGNIVVVEVAEGDEKPYGSSSGYYRRLDAVTQKMTHREVRSLFRETDNISFEDIPCRDLSLKDISLMKVKSFLREANMSYKVSKANLASFLTSLSIYRKDKINNTGALMFSSKVEKFIPRRKHLCIF, from the coding sequence ATGACAGATGCTGACAAGATAAACATTCTGATTAAAGAAGGCGAAGGCTTAACGGTTGAGTTTAAGGAGAGATACACGCCAAAGATTGACCGTGATATTGTCGCCTTTGCCAATTCAAAAGGCGGTTTATTGCTTCTCGGTATTGATGATAGAGGAAAGGTTGTTGGTGAGAAACTGACCAATAAAATGAAAGCAGAAATAAATGCTATTGCCAGGAACTGTGATCCGTCAATTCACATTAAGAAAATCCATCAAGAGGGAAATATCGTTGTTGTTGAGGTTGCCGAGGGAGATGAAAAGCCTTATGGTTCATCTTCCGGTTATTACAGACGGCTTGACGCAGTGACACAGAAGATGACTCATCGGGAGGTGCGGTCTCTTTTTCGTGAAACCGATAATATCTCCTTTGAGGATATCCCTTGCAGAGATTTAAGCCTTAAGGATATTTCGCTTATGAAAGTTAAATCATTTTTGCGTGAAGCAAATATGTCTTACAAGGTCAGCAAGGCAAATCTTGCCTCCTTTCTCACAAGTCTGAGCATTTACAGGAAAGACAAAATCAACAATACAGGGGCTTTAATGTTTTCTTCCAAAGTTGAAAAGTTCATCCCTCGCAGAAAGCATCTTTGCATCTTTTAA
- a CDS encoding type II toxin-antitoxin system VapC family toxin, with translation MNPPWIYIDTSAYLKIFLKEEGSDKVRKLVKENRLLASAILTSECFSAFSRRRQGKEIDDKTFDRLVNRVKKDLPYLEIVRLTDDVLRRTEEILLHSSARTLDAIHIASALLFQESTGIALTFITSDKRQAEFTNDKGLKTVFIG, from the coding sequence ATGAACCCGCCCTGGATATATATTGATACAAGCGCATATCTGAAGATATTCCTGAAGGAAGAGGGGTCGGACAAGGTAAGGAAACTGGTCAAAGAAAACAGACTCCTTGCATCCGCCATTCTTACGAGCGAGTGTTTTTCAGCCTTCTCAAGGCGAAGGCAAGGGAAAGAGATAGATGATAAGACCTTTGACAGGTTAGTGAACCGCGTGAAAAAAGACTTGCCGTATCTTGAAATAGTCAGACTTACAGACGATGTATTAAGGAGGACTGAGGAAATTCTATTGCATTCAAGTGCGCGAACCCTTGATGCTATCCACATAGCCTCGGCGCTGCTATTTCAGGAATCAACAGGAATAGCGCTGACATTTATTACCTCTGATAAAAGACAGGCAGAATTTACCAACGATAAAGGGTTAAAGACTGTTTTTATTGGTTGA
- a CDS encoding type II toxin-antitoxin system Phd/YefM family antitoxin, giving the protein MLQVGLREANMHFSKYLKLVREGQEVVITERGNPVAVIKPIMKEGTPDDKIKSLEDRGILRRAVKGKLPLGRTIAITGKPLSETIIEGREERF; this is encoded by the coding sequence ATGCTGCAAGTTGGATTAAGGGAAGCAAATATGCACTTTTCAAAATATCTGAAGTTAGTCAGAGAAGGGCAGGAGGTTGTTATAACGGAGAGGGGAAACCCTGTTGCCGTTATCAAGCCGATCATGAAAGAGGGGACGCCGGACGATAAGATCAAAAGTTTGGAAGATCGGGGAATATTGCGAAGGGCTGTTAAAGGGAAGTTGCCGCTTGGCAGGACTATTGCGATTACAGGAAAGCCTTTATCCGAAACCATCATAGAGGGAAGGGAAGAGAGGTTTTAA
- a CDS encoding TolC family protein produces MNFLKILSIAIHLFIVTHFAISFNTTLVIASDLEFKQKEKHLTIEDAVNIAINNNPIIMSKKHTVGAAQGKIKQAQLMPNPEITLLTEEIPTEEIGLNQSQNMVSLSQKLEIGGKRGLRTDVAKKEKNILSFDVQTTIWNITAQTKKAFFDLLTAQDELNLAKKTVEIAMSLKNLSDKKFKVGDISKLGVLKAEVELSNAKTTVVEAERNMFNATKRLQTVMGTTGAPLQKLVPIPVTDAPLLKLEKLEELSLKNYPELQAQKSIVNLSLLKVKEAKRKMIPDIDVSIGYKRLSATDDDTIQAGISLPLPFFNRNQGNIIEAKELSHKSKDDEAAARNKLLLQLDNAYSMYASTRELVRSFIDTIVPQAEESLKMSKQGYEHGEFDFLEVLDAQRTLVTANVSYLKALNDLFTSITEIERLVGVKISDIK; encoded by the coding sequence ATGAATTTTCTTAAAATTTTAAGTATTGCAATTCATCTGTTTATCGTTACGCATTTTGCAATATCTTTCAATACCACTTTAGTGATTGCTTCTGATTTGGAATTCAAACAGAAAGAAAAACATCTAACCATTGAAGACGCTGTAAATATTGCAATCAATAATAACCCCATCATTATGTCAAAGAAACATACCGTAGGTGCTGCCCAAGGAAAGATAAAACAGGCTCAATTAATGCCAAATCCGGAGATTACGCTGTTAACAGAAGAGATACCCACAGAAGAAATAGGGTTAAATCAAAGCCAAAATATGGTTTCATTATCGCAAAAATTAGAGATTGGCGGCAAAAGAGGACTAAGAACAGATGTGGCAAAAAAGGAAAAAAATATCCTAAGCTTTGATGTACAAACTACCATCTGGAATATTACAGCACAGACGAAAAAGGCATTCTTTGATCTTCTCACAGCGCAAGACGAATTAAACCTTGCAAAAAAGACCGTTGAAATAGCAATGAGCTTGAAAAACCTGTCAGACAAAAAGTTTAAAGTTGGTGATATATCAAAGTTGGGAGTTCTTAAGGCGGAAGTTGAATTATCCAACGCAAAAACAACTGTAGTCGAAGCTGAAAGGAATATGTTTAATGCAACTAAGAGATTGCAAACTGTTATGGGGACAACAGGGGCTCCTTTACAAAAGCTTGTTCCTATTCCTGTTACCGATGCGCCGCTTCTCAAATTGGAAAAACTAGAGGAGTTATCATTAAAAAATTATCCTGAGTTACAAGCGCAAAAAAGTATTGTCAACCTTTCGTTATTAAAGGTTAAAGAGGCAAAAAGAAAAATGATCCCGGATATTGATGTATCTATAGGATATAAGCGTCTTTCAGCAACAGATGACGATACAATCCAGGCTGGAATAAGCCTTCCTTTACCTTTTTTCAATAGAAACCAGGGCAATATTATCGAGGCAAAAGAATTGTCACACAAGTCAAAAGATGATGAGGCCGCCGCTAGAAACAAATTATTACTTCAATTGGACAATGCTTATTCTATGTACGCTTCAACTCGTGAACTGGTTCGTTCTTTTATTGACACGATAGTCCCACAGGCTGAAGAATCTTTGAAGATGTCAAAACAGGGATATGAACATGGTGAGTTTGATTTCCTTGAAGTATTAGATGCCCAACGAACATTGGTGACCGCAAATGTTTCATATTTAAAGGCTTTAAACGATCTTTTTACTTCAATAACAGAAATTGAAAGACTTGTCGGAGTTAAGATTTCTGATATTAAATAA
- a CDS encoding efflux RND transporter periplasmic adaptor subunit — protein MNKIIISFVIVAGLLAGCNDDNHKHVDAEHGHLHGDEVHTDVEPEPLAYTLYTDKMELFVEFKPLIVGKTSKFAAHFTRLGENFKAVTEGSVTVRLIGNERPLTDKAEKPSSPGIFRLALNPEKPGTYQLVFDIRTKEFSDKIMIENITVYPDAKTALLHQQEQTINEEIVYLKEQAWKIDFANREVKRQPFTEIIKTTGQILPARGDEITITAKSSGIITFGNNKKLIGSAVNVGETLFVISGAGLTEGNLDTKYKEAKNNYEKSKIDFERATELAKDNIISQKHFQETQLQYKNAQTTFNTIETNYTAGGHKIKSPIQGYIKNVVISEGEHVGIGQLIAIVFQNRKLILKAEVPQKHFSKLNSISSANFITAYDSKIYRTDSLNGKLVSYGKSADNNAYYIPVNFEIDNNGEIIPGSFVEVLLKTNVIRDALVIPYSALIEEQGNYFAYVQTSGEGFQKRELKTGVNDGMNVQVLAGIKEGERVVTKGAYQIKLATMSGKMPAHGHEH, from the coding sequence ATGAATAAAATAATCATTTCATTCGTCATCGTTGCAGGCTTATTAGCGGGCTGTAATGATGACAATCATAAACACGTTGATGCCGAACACGGTCATTTGCACGGAGACGAAGTACATACAGACGTAGAGCCTGAACCGCTTGCTTACACCCTCTACACAGACAAAATGGAACTGTTTGTAGAGTTTAAACCTTTGATCGTAGGGAAAACCTCAAAGTTTGCTGCACACTTTACCCGATTAGGAGAAAATTTCAAAGCAGTAACAGAAGGTTCCGTAACAGTCCGCCTGATCGGAAACGAGAGGCCATTAACGGATAAAGCCGAAAAACCATCATCTCCGGGCATATTCCGATTGGCTTTGAATCCTGAAAAACCCGGCACATATCAGTTGGTCTTTGACATCCGTACTAAGGAATTTTCCGACAAAATCATGATAGAAAACATCACTGTTTACCCTGACGCAAAAACCGCACTGTTACATCAACAGGAACAAACAATCAACGAAGAAATTGTTTACCTGAAAGAGCAGGCATGGAAGATAGATTTTGCCAATAGGGAAGTAAAAAGACAGCCCTTTACAGAAATAATCAAAACCACAGGACAAATCTTGCCTGCACGGGGAGACGAGATAACTATAACAGCAAAAAGCAGCGGTATCATAACATTCGGAAACAATAAAAAACTGATCGGTTCTGCTGTAAATGTAGGCGAAACATTATTTGTAATTTCAGGAGCCGGTTTAACAGAAGGTAATTTAGACACGAAATACAAAGAAGCAAAAAATAACTATGAAAAAAGTAAAATAGATTTTGAAAGAGCCACAGAGTTGGCGAAAGACAATATCATTTCACAAAAACACTTTCAGGAAACACAACTCCAATACAAAAATGCCCAAACCACTTTTAATACTATTGAAACCAACTACACTGCTGGTGGACACAAAATCAAGTCGCCAATACAAGGGTATATAAAAAATGTGGTGATAAGCGAAGGAGAGCATGTTGGAATCGGGCAACTCATCGCCATCGTTTTCCAAAACCGCAAACTCATTTTAAAAGCCGAAGTGCCTCAAAAGCATTTCTCAAAACTCAACAGTATTTCATCAGCGAATTTCATAACTGCCTATGACAGTAAAATATACCGCACTGACAGCTTAAACGGCAAGCTCGTTTCATATGGAAAAAGTGCCGACAACAACGCTTATTATATTCCGGTAAACTTTGAGATTGACAATAATGGTGAAATCATTCCTGGTTCATTCGTAGAGGTGCTTCTAAAAACCAATGTAATTAGAGATGCTTTAGTAATTCCTTATTCAGCGCTCATAGAGGAACAGGGAAATTACTTTGCATATGTGCAAACATCGGGTGAGGGATTTCAAAAGCGTGAATTAAAAACCGGAGTCAATGATGGTATGAATGTACAGGTATTAGCAGGTATAAAGGAAGGCGAAAGAGTTGTCACTAAAGGAGCCTACCAAATAAAATTAGCAACAATGTCAGGTAAAATGCCTGCTCATGGACACGAACACTGA
- a CDS encoding four helix bundle protein, whose translation MKKDNIILEKTFDFALSIIELYKKMTEQKEYVLSKQILRSGTSIGANIEEAIAAHSRKDFAAKMILASKEARETRYWLRLLQKSQLVKLEFTTQLNDIETIINIITAIVKTTQRKS comes from the coding sequence ATGAAAAAGGACAATATAATACTTGAGAAAACCTTTGATTTTGCTTTAAGCATTATCGAGCTGTATAAAAAAATGACTGAACAAAAGGAATATGTTTTGTCGAAACAAATTCTCCGGAGTGGAACAAGTATTGGTGCAAATATAGAAGAGGCGATTGCAGCACATTCAAGAAAAGATTTTGCAGCTAAAATGATACTTGCATCAAAGGAAGCAAGAGAGACCCGATACTGGTTAAGGTTACTTCAAAAGAGCCAGTTGGTTAAATTAGAATTTACAACTCAATTAAATGACATTGAAACTATAATCAACATTATTACTGCTATTGTAAAAACTACCCAGAGGAAATCTTGA